Within Candidatus Polarisedimenticolia bacterium, the genomic segment AGCATCACGAGATCCTGCTCGGTGGCCGTGAAGGTCCGGATTTTCTTGTGCCCCGGCATCGCGACTCCTCCTCGCGCCGAACTGACATTATATAAATCTTATATATATAACGAATAGTATCCTACGCCCGCGGAGGCCGTATGTCAAGTGGGTTGCCGGGAAACGTCCTGGTCAGGTGCCGGTGGGAAGATCGACGTCGCGGAACGGCCCGGAGGCGTCCTCGGTCGGAGTGTCCCGGCGCACGCCTGCGGACTCGGGGCCCGCCGGGGCCCCGGGCGGCAGGTCGCCCGCCACCCCGTCCTCGGCGACGCCGACCGTCCTGAGGACCCGGATGAAGGCGTCCACGCATTCGGGGCAGAACTGGATCCCGGCCATCTTGTTCATTTCCTGTATCGCGAACTCCATCGGCAGGCCGACGCGGTACGGACGCGTCGAGGTCATGGCGTCGAAGGCATCGGCGAGGCAGACGATGCGGGCGTGCAGCGGGATGTCCCTGCCTTTCAGGCGGTCCGGGTATCCGGTCCCGTCGTACATCTCGTGGTGGTGCTTGATGCCGGCCACGTGCTTGGAGAACGTGGACACGGGGGCCAGGATCTGGGCGCCGATCACGGGATGCGACTTGATGGCTTCCCGCTCCTCGGGGGTGAGGTTGGCGGGCTTGTTCAGGATCTTGTCCATCATGCCGATCTTGCCGATGTCGTGGAGGAGCGCCACCTGCGCGACGATCGAGACCTCTTCCTTTGGAAGGCCGAGCGCGCGGGCTATGAGTCGGGCGAACTTGGACACGCGCTGGGAGTGCCCCGCGGTGTACCGGTCCTTGGCTTCGAGCGCGATGGCCAGGGACTCCACCGTCTGGATGTAGGAATGCTCCATGTCGCTCCGGGCCTGCTCGAGATTCCCGAGGGCCGTGGTGAGCTGCTGGTTCCGCACCTGCAGGTCCGAGAGGAGCTTCTCGTTGAGAAGCTTCATCTCCCGCTGACGCAGCAGGGCGGTGATGGTGAACTTGACGTCCTCCGGGTCCCAGGGCGTGGGGATGTACTTGTCCAGTCCGGCGTTGTTCAGGGCGTAGATCGCCTCGTCCAGGCTGGGGGTGTCCGACAGCAGGATCTTGCCCACGCCCGGAAATTGCGCATTGACGATTTCGAGGAAGCGGCCGCCTGGAATACCGGGCATGCCCTGGGCGGCGATGACCAGCTCGACCGGCCGGTGCTGCTCGCGCAGGGTGTAGAGGACGCCGAGCGCCTCCTCCGTCGAGGCGGCCGCCACGACCTCCATGCCCGGCGGGCAGACCGCGGCGATGCGGTCCCTGAGCTGCGATCGGGACCCCGGGTCGTGACTGACCAGGAGTATGGCCGGCCGGCTCACGCGATGTCCCGGCGAGACGCCGCGGGGGCGGGCGCCCCATGCGGCGCCGGGCCGGTGCCGGCGCGGAGGACCATCCGGATCGTCGTCATGCTCCCTCAATATGGGTTGCCGCCGGCCCGCGGACAAGAGGGGCGCGGGGACCACGCGGGACGTCGCGGCGATGCGTTGACGGCCGTCAAAGCGCTGAACTATACTGATTGTCCATGTATCGCCTGTACGCGGCCCTGCTCGTCCTGGCCTGGGCCGTCGTTCTTCCCTGCCAGATGCTGATGACGTTTCTGAAACGCGCCTCCCCCACCCCCCTGCGCGAGAGACTCGGCTTTCCTCCGGACGACGCGGCGGCCGGCGGGTTCTGGATCCACGCCGTCTCGGTCGGCGAGGTGCGTCTCGCCCTGTCGCTCCTGGCGTCGCTGCGCCGGCGCTTCCCCGGAGTGCCCGTCCACCTGACCACGGCGACCGCCACGGGGAGAGCCCTG encodes:
- a CDS encoding HD domain-containing phosphohydrolase, with translation MSRPAILLVSHDPGSRSQLRDRIAAVCPPGMEVVAAASTEEALGVLYTLREQHRPVELVIAAQGMPGIPGGRFLEIVNAQFPGVGKILLSDTPSLDEAIYALNNAGLDKYIPTPWDPEDVKFTITALLRQREMKLLNEKLLSDLQVRNQQLTTALGNLEQARSDMEHSYIQTVESLAIALEAKDRYTAGHSQRVSKFARLIARALGLPKEEVSIVAQVALLHDIGKIGMMDKILNKPANLTPEEREAIKSHPVIGAQILAPVSTFSKHVAGIKHHHEMYDGTGYPDRLKGRDIPLHARIVCLADAFDAMTSTRPYRVGLPMEFAIQEMNKMAGIQFCPECVDAFIRVLRTVGVAEDGVAGDLPPGAPAGPESAGVRRDTPTEDASGPFRDVDLPTGT